One genomic window of Gallus gallus isolate bGalGal1 chromosome 34, bGalGal1.mat.broiler.GRCg7b, whole genome shotgun sequence includes the following:
- the C12orf10 gene encoding MYG1 exonuclease, with protein MRAALRAVPLMAAAVAGSGAGPKRARTEPPLRIGTHDGTFHCDEALACYLLRLLPRYRPHPIAQQDAEVVRTRDPQRLAQCDVVVDVGGEYDPERHRYDHHQRSFTQSMQSLQPSKPWTTKLSSAGLVYCHFGSEILAGLLGQPEDSPAVTALYDKLYENFVEEIDAIDNGIAQTDGEPRYALTTNLSARVGHLNPRWNDPDQDTEAGFKRAMELVGSEFMDRLDYYHRAWLPARALVEDAIRRRFEVDTSGVLLELPQGGCPWKEHLFSLEKELVLPDPLQLVLFPDRSGQWRVQSVPVGPRSFESRLPLPEPWRGVRDEALSQLTGIPGCVFVHSSGFIGGNRTREGALEMARRTLALQGVGAQSG; from the exons ATGCGCGCCGCTCTGCGCGCCGTTCCCCTCATGGCCGCCGCCGTCGCCGGGAGCGGTGCCGGACCCAAACGGGCCCGAACGGAGCCGCCTCTGCGCATCGGCACCCACGACGGCACCTTCCACTGCGACGAGGCGCTGGCGTGCTACCTGCTGCGCCTGCTGCCGCGCTACCGG cctcaCCCCATTGCTCAGCAGGACGCGGAGGTGGTGCGGACCCGGGACCCCCAGCGCCTGGCCCAGTGCGATGTGGTGGTGGATGTGGGGGGCGAATATGACCCCGAGAGGCACCGCTACGACCATCACCAGAG GTCTTTCACCCAGTCCATGCAAAGCCTCCAGCCCAGCAAGCCCTGGACCACCAAGCTGAGCAGCGCTGGGTTGGTCTATTGCCACTTTGGCTCTGAAATCCTTGCTGGGCTTCTGGGGCAGCCAGAGGACAGTCCCGCTGTGACTGCACTCTACGATAAG CTCTATGAGAACTTCGTGGAGGAGATCGACGCCATCGACAACGGCATCGCGCAGACGGACGGGGAGCCCCGCTACGCCCTCACCACCAACCTCAGCGCCCGCGTGGGGCACCTGAACCCCCGCTGGAACGACCCCGACCAGGACACTGAG GCGGGGTTTAAGCGGGCAATGGAGCTGGTGGGCAGCGAGTTCATGGACAGGCTCGACTACTATCACCGTGCCTGGCTGCCTGCACGGGCGCTCGTGGAGGACGCCATCCGGCGCCGCTTTGAG GTGGACACAAGcggggtgctgctggagctcccGCAGGGCGGCTGCCCCTGGAAGGAGCacctcttcagcctggagaaggagcTGGTGCTGCCCGACCCGCTCCAGCTGGTGCTTTTCCCCGACCGCAGCGGGCAGTGGCGGGTGCAGAGCGTCCCCGTAGGGCCACGCAGCTTCGAGAGCCG CCTTCCTCTCCCCGAGCCGTGGCGGGGTGTTCGCGACGAGGCGCTGTCTCAGCTCACCGGCATCCCCGGTTGTGTCTTCGTGCACTCCAGCGGCTTCATCGGAGGCAACCGTACGCGGGAGGGGGCGCTAGAGATGGCCCGGAGGACGTTGGCGCTGCAGGGGGTGGGAGCACAAAGCGGATGA